One Vitis vinifera cultivar Pinot Noir 40024 chromosome 8, ASM3070453v1 genomic window carries:
- the LOC100265379 gene encoding fasciclin-like arabinogalactan protein 11 — protein MMKKLLSPTLLLLIFSLLCTTNSGQPSAPAQAPSGCTTTSGQSSPPAPAPSGPLAPSASSGPADIVAILRKARKFSTFIGLLKSTQMDAEINSELKKKSNAGFTIFAPTDSAFSDLKTGTLNSFSDNQKAALTKFHIINSFLTISQFQTVSNPLHTSANGNTKEFPLNVIGNGTQVNMTTGLVNTTVDSTVYSDGQLAVYEIPQVLLSQGILRTQAPASAPLPPKPKKATPLNSHAPSTSTTVSVDSSEATGLPHYAPIMVSIGVAVVAALPLCI, from the coding sequence atgatgaagaaacTTCTCTCCCCAACTCTGCTTCTGCTGATCTTCTCCCTTCTCTGCACCACTAATTCTGGTCAGCCTTCAGCACCGGCTCAAGCACCTTCCGGTTGTACCACAACTTCTGGTCAGTCTTCACCACCAGCTCCAGCACCTTCAGGTCCTTTAGCTCCTTCAGCTTCTTCAGGTCCTGCCGACATCGTAGCAATTCTCAGAAAGGCCCGCAAGTTTAGTACCTTTATTGGGCTACTAAAGAGCACCCAGATGGATGCTGAAATCAACAGCGAACTCAAGAAAAAATCTAACGCGGGCTTCACCATATTTGCTCCAACTGATAGTGCCTTTTCGGACCTCAAAACTGGTACTCTGAACTCATTCTCGGACAATCAGAAGGCTGCGCTGACAAAATTCCACATAATAAATTCTTTCCTTACAATCTCGCAGTTCCAAACTGTGAGCAACCCACTGCACACATCGGCAAATGGTAACACTAAGGAGTTTCCACTGAATGTGATAGGGAACGGAACTCAGGTGAACATGACAACAGGCCTTGTGAATACAACAGTGGACAGCACAGTATACAGTGATGGTCAGCTTGCTGTGTATGAGATCCCCCAGGTTCTCCTTTCACAAGGTATCCTCAGGACTCAAGCACCAGCATCGGCTCCTCTACCTCCAAAGCCTAAGAAGGCTACTCCTCTTAATTCACATGCTCCTTCAACCTCGACCACCGTCTCTGTTGATTCTTCTGAAGCGACAGGTCTGCCCCACTATGCACCAATTATGGTATCCATTGGAGTGGCTGTTGTTGCGGCATTACCCTTATGCATATGA